In Candidatus Defluviilinea proxima, a single genomic region encodes these proteins:
- a CDS encoding glutamine synthetase, protein MNHSKDSVANILAQAEQHNIKFIDLQFTDVVGVVKNVTIPAHQLIPALENGIWFDGSAIEGFARVAESDMHLRPDPATFAIIPWLKGEEATARLICDVFTPDGQPFPGDPRSILRTVIDEAAQMGFRYNTGPELEFFLLKPNADGSLIPPVPYDSGSYFDAPSDMSAGLRRQMATTLEALGLQVEAMHHEGAHGQQEIDFRYSDALTTADSAVTLRVALKVIAQLNGLYCTFLPKPIRGINGSGMHVHQSLTYIANGKNAFSDHGDPHGLSKIAKHFIAGQLAHARGMCAILAPLVNSYKRLVAGYEAPVYISWARINRSALIRVPRASESDSTRIELRCPDPSCNPYLAFAVMLAAGLDGIRRELTVPEATEENIYLLEKPTYSSKDVLPTSLNQALKALEEDEVVRNALGAHTHEVFINAKRLEYDDYRLEVTNWELENYLLTY, encoded by the coding sequence ATGAATCACTCAAAAGACTCAGTTGCAAACATTCTGGCACAGGCTGAACAACATAATATCAAGTTCATTGACCTGCAATTCACCGATGTCGTGGGAGTGGTCAAAAACGTTACCATTCCTGCGCATCAGTTGATCCCCGCGCTTGAAAACGGTATTTGGTTCGATGGTTCAGCGATCGAAGGGTTTGCCCGTGTAGCAGAGAGCGACATGCACTTGCGCCCCGACCCTGCCACATTTGCGATCATCCCCTGGTTGAAAGGTGAAGAAGCCACCGCCCGCCTGATCTGCGATGTGTTCACCCCCGATGGGCAACCTTTCCCCGGCGACCCGCGCTCGATCTTGCGGACTGTGATCGATGAAGCCGCTCAAATGGGCTTCCGTTACAACACCGGCCCAGAACTTGAATTCTTTCTCCTCAAACCCAATGCCGATGGAAGCCTGATCCCGCCCGTCCCCTACGATAGCGGAAGTTACTTCGATGCGCCTTCAGATATGTCTGCTGGATTGAGACGCCAGATGGCGACCACGCTCGAGGCGCTCGGCCTGCAAGTAGAGGCGATGCATCACGAAGGCGCTCATGGCCAACAGGAAATTGATTTCCGTTATTCTGATGCTTTGACCACCGCTGACAGCGCCGTAACTTTGCGCGTGGCCCTCAAGGTCATTGCCCAACTCAATGGATTGTATTGCACCTTCCTGCCCAAGCCCATTCGCGGAATCAACGGCAGTGGTATGCACGTTCATCAAAGTCTCACGTATATCGCTAACGGCAAAAATGCCTTCTCCGATCACGGCGATCCGCATGGACTTTCAAAGATCGCCAAGCACTTTATCGCGGGTCAATTAGCACATGCCCGCGGGATGTGCGCCATTCTTGCACCTTTGGTCAATTCATATAAAAGATTGGTGGCTGGTTATGAAGCCCCCGTATACATCAGTTGGGCGCGCATCAACCGTTCAGCACTCATCCGTGTGCCGCGAGCGTCAGAAAGCGACTCAACAAGAATTGAATTGCGTTGCCCCGATCCAAGTTGCAATCCCTACCTCGCCTTTGCAGTCATGCTTGCCGCCGGGTTGGATGGCATTCGCCGTGAATTGACTGTCCCTGAAGCGACGGAAGAAAATATCTACTTGCTTGAGAAACCCACCTACTCATCGAAAGACGTATTGCCCACATCACTCAATCAGGCACTCAAGGCATTGGAAGAGGACGAAGTTGTCCGCAATGCGCTGGGAGCCCACACCCATGAGGTCTTCATCAATGCCAAACGACTTGAGTACGATGATTATCGGCTTGAAGTGACAAACTGGGAACTTGAAAATTATTTATTGACGTATTAG
- a CDS encoding serine/threonine-protein phosphatase, translated as MRKYIPEFESSGLSVVGPVREDNQDSIHWANDKQTANGSLFAVADGMGGYAHGGMASSLALESFSQIIASQNGNSIPKTLQRGVENANLKVYQKAQQLGAGRMGTTLTAAYVVGNMAYLAHVGDSRVYLIRDGQATCLTADHTTVGDMVRAKILSPDKIRTHAQRSVLNKAIGIGLFVQPDITQHKLKEDDRLILCSDGVWSVIEDNDFARVAAKHTSANSISQKLVELALQHHTDDNASVVVFHLKKLVETSTEHESPQENSWFKGLRKFLS; from the coding sequence TTGAGAAAGTACATCCCAGAATTTGAAAGTAGCGGCTTGAGCGTCGTCGGTCCCGTAAGGGAGGACAATCAAGATTCGATTCACTGGGCAAACGATAAACAAACCGCAAACGGCTCATTATTTGCAGTTGCAGATGGCATGGGTGGCTATGCTCATGGCGGCATGGCAAGTTCGCTTGCATTGGAATCTTTCTCTCAGATCATAGCCAGTCAGAATGGCAATTCGATCCCCAAGACTTTACAACGTGGCGTTGAAAATGCCAACCTCAAGGTATATCAGAAGGCACAACAACTAGGAGCCGGGCGCATGGGCACCACACTGACTGCCGCCTATGTAGTTGGCAATATGGCCTATCTGGCACATGTAGGCGATAGCCGCGTGTACCTTATCCGTGATGGGCAAGCCACCTGCTTGACCGCCGATCACACAACCGTAGGCGATATGGTCCGTGCCAAAATCCTTTCCCCCGATAAGATACGCACACATGCTCAACGCTCGGTATTGAATAAAGCCATTGGCATCGGTTTGTTCGTCCAGCCTGATATTACACAGCACAAACTAAAAGAGGATGATCGCTTGATCTTGTGTTCTGACGGTGTCTGGTCGGTGATCGAAGATAACGATTTTGCACGGGTCGCCGCCAAGCATACATCAGCCAATTCGATCAGCCAAAAGTTAGTTGAGCTTGCCTTGCAACACCACACAGACGATAATGCATCTGTAGTGGTCTTCCACCTAAAAAAATTAGTAGAAACATCCACCGAACACGAATCCCCGCAAGAGAATAGTTGGTTTAAAGGTTTGAGGAAATTTTTGTCATGA
- a CDS encoding anion permease, translating into MIFALTIFVLAYIAIASEKFPRHWVALLGGSLLILFGVLTPAEALTYISWETLGLVAGMFTLVAILVKAGFFTWLAMTSLRKVNYHPVPLFIILILLAAFLAAFMDSITVMLFLGALTLQLCTLLKLDPVPLVIAEVCAANTGGAATLVGDPPNVILGTTLGFSFSDFVANTGPIALIGALIIVIYAFLKNRKSLKEAHVALTPEMIEKIDELHNEPLHVHLTRVGLTGFLMAVTLLIFHIPLSNLTGLPINAAVAALIPAGIALIALRDDQRKTVLVTVDGESILFFAGLFMMIGGLEKVHLFETLAESLALATASNPNTLIMALHWGPGLASGILDNVPLALAMTFVLKDLAAIPGTPALSMMVWSLAMGVDVGGNLTPIGASANVVAYSYMEHNHGSIGWKRWLIIAVPPTLIVMIVTSIILLYKFQIGWY; encoded by the coding sequence ATGATATTCGCCCTGACTATTTTTGTTCTGGCATACATCGCGATAGCAAGTGAAAAATTCCCACGTCATTGGGTGGCGCTCCTTGGTGGCTCACTGTTGATCCTGTTCGGTGTGCTCACTCCCGCTGAAGCTTTGACCTATATCAGTTGGGAAACACTGGGATTAGTGGCTGGTATGTTCACACTCGTGGCGATCCTTGTAAAAGCAGGTTTCTTTACCTGGCTGGCGATGACATCTCTCCGCAAGGTCAATTATCATCCCGTACCTTTATTTATTATCTTGATTTTGTTGGCCGCCTTCCTTGCGGCATTCATGGATAGCATCACTGTAATGTTGTTCCTCGGGGCATTGACGCTTCAGCTCTGCACACTGTTGAAGCTTGACCCGGTCCCGCTTGTGATCGCTGAAGTATGCGCCGCCAATACAGGCGGCGCCGCTACATTGGTGGGCGACCCACCCAATGTAATTCTAGGCACAACTTTGGGCTTTAGCTTTTCAGATTTTGTTGCCAACACAGGCCCAATTGCATTAATCGGGGCGCTGATCATCGTGATATATGCCTTCTTGAAAAACCGAAAGTCTTTGAAAGAAGCACATGTAGCACTTACCCCTGAAATGATCGAGAAGATCGACGAACTACACAACGAACCTCTCCACGTTCATCTGACCCGCGTCGGCCTGACTGGTTTTCTCATGGCGGTGACCCTTTTAATCTTCCACATCCCATTGAGTAATTTGACCGGTTTGCCGATCAATGCGGCGGTAGCGGCTTTGATCCCTGCTGGAATCGCACTGATCGCATTACGCGATGACCAACGCAAAACAGTTCTGGTCACTGTAGACGGCGAAAGCATTCTGTTTTTTGCTGGGCTGTTTATGATGATCGGCGGCCTAGAGAAGGTCCACCTGTTCGAAACACTTGCAGAGTCATTGGCATTGGCCACAGCCTCCAACCCAAATACTTTGATCATGGCCCTGCACTGGGGACCTGGCCTTGCCAGTGGAATTTTAGATAACGTGCCACTGGCCTTGGCAATGACCTTTGTGCTCAAAGATTTGGCGGCCATTCCCGGCACACCGGCGCTCTCCATGATGGTTTGGTCTCTGGCAATGGGTGTAGATGTAGGCGGCAACCTGACGCCAATCGGCGCTTCTGCCAATGTGGTTGCCTATTCTTATATGGAACACAATCACGGGTCCATTGGCTGGAAACGTTGGCTGATCATCGCGGTCCCACCCACACTGATCGTCATGATAGTGACATCGATCATACTGCTCTACAAATTTCAAATTGGCTGGTATTGA
- a CDS encoding serine/threonine protein kinase → MSSYAIIAGKMLQIGDQFDHFQIQAHMAQGGMSDIYRAFDLVNRREVVIKIPDQSMLGDPAQFERFQRELEVMKTLDHPAILKGLGSGKYNRVPYLVTEFVDGKSLRSLIESSAPLPTDQVVSLIRKIADGMAYCHTHDVVHRDIKPENILITASGQPVIMDFGLALTKGSHRVTYSNLSATMGTPDYMAPEQIEGQRGDQRTDLYALGTIMFELLSGKMPFTGDNNMVVMAQHLNNTAPRLDHVNPAITPQIAAIVATCLARNPDDRYSDMTAFIEALDHPENADLSILEKSSNASSGSSMSMAQMQVVRGVLIAVGIIVGLVLLALGLQYLNQ, encoded by the coding sequence ATGAGCTCCTATGCTATAATTGCCGGTAAGATGCTACAGATCGGGGATCAGTTCGATCACTTTCAGATTCAGGCACACATGGCTCAGGGAGGCATGAGCGATATCTACCGTGCCTTCGATTTAGTGAATCGTCGTGAGGTAGTCATTAAGATTCCTGATCAATCCATGCTTGGTGACCCCGCCCAATTCGAACGCTTCCAACGCGAGCTGGAAGTGATGAAAACACTCGATCACCCCGCCATACTCAAGGGTCTTGGCTCTGGGAAATATAACCGCGTCCCGTATCTCGTAACAGAATTCGTGGATGGGAAATCGTTGCGGTCCTTGATCGAAAGCTCCGCTCCCCTACCGACCGATCAAGTTGTTTCGCTCATCCGAAAAATTGCCGACGGGATGGCTTACTGCCACACCCACGATGTAGTCCATCGCGATATCAAACCCGAAAATATTCTCATCACGGCCAGCGGACAACCCGTCATCATGGACTTTGGTCTGGCACTGACAAAAGGCTCTCACCGCGTCACCTATTCGAATCTCAGCGCCACAATGGGCACGCCCGACTACATGGCCCCCGAACAAATTGAAGGACAACGAGGCGATCAACGTACCGATCTATACGCTCTCGGTACGATCATGTTTGAACTACTTTCGGGGAAAATGCCTTTCACTGGCGATAACAATATGGTCGTCATGGCACAACACCTAAATAACACAGCACCGCGTCTTGACCACGTCAACCCCGCCATTACTCCACAGATTGCCGCCATCGTTGCTACTTGTCTGGCTCGTAACCCTGATGATCGCTATTCGGATATGACTGCCTTCATCGAGGCACTCGATCATCCTGAAAACGCTGACCTCTCTATCTTGGAAAAATCGTCAAACGCATCTTCTGGCTCGTCCATGTCCATGGCACAGATGCAGGTAGTCCGCGGTGTATTGATCGCTGTTGGCATCATCGTCGGTTTGGTTCTGTTAGCGTTGGGGTTACAGTATCTTAATCAGTAA
- a CDS encoding ammonium transporter: MKITNKKKLSLILLALVVIFTFAIASPAFAQDEGPTADQVNDITVSLNIFWMLLGGFLVFFMQAGFALVETGFTRNKNVTHTMMMNMMVFCIGAVGYWLTGFAFQFGGVNAAYPEIARAGVIAGEWAHSPITLGDWQGLMATPLIRIGQFGILGGSGFMLAGLGTNAGILSFFLFQMVFMDTAATIPTGSMAERLRFIGFVAMGLWVSMFIYPMVGGWVWGGGWLQNLGRVAGLGNGAVDFAGSGVVHMIGGCVGLAGALVLGPRIGKFNKDGSANSIPGSNITIGVLGTIILFFGWFGFNPGSSLGFVGAFRNLAVVAAINTLLAGAAGGTAAMTYMWLFGPSKKPDAGMSVNGLLAGLVAITAPCAFVDPWAAVVIGLIAGVLVIFATNLLEKLKIDDPVGAVPVHMFNGAWGVLAVGIFANGNPDTAAWNGVESAVTGLLYGGSTQILAQLTEVAAIFITVFGLSYLFFKVCNSFKLLRVSREDELGGLDMPEMGSVAYPVDWEPAADAK; this comes from the coding sequence ATGAAAATTACCAACAAAAAGAAATTGTCATTGATTTTGCTGGCCTTGGTCGTAATCTTTACCTTCGCCATTGCCAGCCCTGCCTTTGCCCAGGATGAAGGTCCTACCGCAGATCAGGTGAACGATATTACCGTAAGCCTCAACATCTTCTGGATGCTTCTCGGCGGCTTCCTTGTCTTCTTCATGCAGGCTGGTTTCGCATTGGTGGAAACGGGCTTCACCCGTAACAAGAATGTTACCCACACCATGATGATGAACATGATGGTCTTCTGTATCGGCGCAGTTGGCTATTGGTTGACCGGTTTCGCCTTCCAGTTCGGTGGCGTCAATGCGGCATATCCTGAGATCGCCCGCGCCGGCGTCATCGCTGGTGAATGGGCACACTCCCCCATCACACTTGGTGATTGGCAGGGTCTCATGGCTACACCTTTGATCCGCATCGGCCAGTTCGGCATCCTTGGCGGAAGTGGCTTCATGCTCGCTGGTCTCGGAACGAACGCTGGTATTCTCTCTTTCTTCCTGTTCCAGATGGTCTTCATGGATACCGCAGCTACCATCCCGACTGGTTCAATGGCTGAACGCTTGCGCTTCATCGGCTTCGTTGCGATGGGCTTGTGGGTCAGTATGTTCATCTACCCGATGGTCGGTGGCTGGGTTTGGGGCGGCGGTTGGTTACAGAATCTCGGTCGTGTTGCCGGGCTCGGTAACGGCGCAGTAGACTTCGCAGGCTCCGGCGTTGTACACATGATCGGTGGTTGTGTTGGTCTGGCTGGCGCACTCGTACTCGGACCTCGCATCGGCAAGTTCAACAAGGATGGTTCCGCCAACAGCATCCCCGGCAGTAACATCACGATTGGTGTTCTTGGTACCATCATTCTGTTCTTCGGTTGGTTCGGTTTCAACCCTGGTTCATCCCTCGGCTTCGTTGGCGCTTTCCGTAACCTCGCTGTGGTCGCTGCTATCAACACCTTGTTGGCTGGTGCCGCTGGTGGTACAGCTGCCATGACTTACATGTGGCTGTTCGGACCTTCCAAGAAACCAGATGCCGGCATGTCTGTGAACGGTCTTCTCGCTGGTCTCGTTGCTATCACTGCTCCCTGTGCTTTTGTTGATCCGTGGGCCGCTGTAGTGATCGGTCTCATCGCTGGTGTGTTGGTGATCTTCGCTACCAACTTGCTTGAGAAACTCAAGATCGACGATCCCGTCGGTGCTGTGCCGGTCCACATGTTCAACGGCGCCTGGGGCGTGCTCGCAGTAGGTATCTTTGCCAATGGCAACCCCGATACTGCCGCCTGGAACGGTGTCGAAAGCGCTGTCACTGGTTTGCTCTACGGTGGCTCAACCCAGATTTTGGCTCAACTTACTGAAGTTGCTGCAATTTTCATCACAGTGTTTGGCTTATCCTATCTCTTCTTCAAGGTCTGCAACTCGTTCAAACTGTTGCGTGTTTCCCGTGAAGACGAATTGGGCGGTCTCGATATGCCCGAAATGGGATCCGTGGCTTACCCTGTTGACTGGGAACCTGCGGCTGACGCAAAGTAA
- the lysS gene encoding homocitrate synthase, translating into MVEILDTTLREGEQTPYVNFTVDEKIEIAKMLDRVGVDMIEAGDPSVSPNVAKAIERIASLGLRAEIVAHSIASRPGIDKAKACGADRVAIFYATSKIHLDAKLHKTQDQAIDIIREHVSYAKSLGLNVRYTPEDATRTDFEFLVKVCNAAIEAGADRISFADTLGIMQPHTMFERVQALRERLDPCKIDLHCHDDYGLALANAMAGIRGGANCIHTTVNGLGERTGIPDLAETIVSFHNLESVEKFNLQPLMELSSYLEKVSGVLLAPNKPITGQNAFSHKSGVHTNGILKDPRTYEPFDPAILGRERKIVIDKYTGKSAVASRLEEYGIEVSAAELEVIVTRIKNIGDQRKQLFDADILEIAEQVTGREIDVIPRDISAMVMIEVESHVYTSAVVRRMRGFTNVSNVYEVTGDYDISVFVSVENVAALNNLIEEIRTVQGVKRTETRMVLKKYNGNGK; encoded by the coding sequence ATGGTTGAAATTCTTGATACAACACTACGTGAAGGAGAACAGACTCCCTATGTCAACTTCACAGTAGACGAAAAGATCGAAATAGCAAAAATGCTGGATCGCGTCGGTGTGGACATGATCGAAGCTGGTGACCCATCCGTTTCGCCAAATGTTGCCAAAGCGATCGAACGCATCGCCTCTCTCGGACTTCGGGCTGAGATCGTGGCCCATAGCATTGCCTCACGCCCCGGCATTGACAAGGCCAAAGCCTGCGGCGCAGACCGTGTTGCGATCTTCTATGCCACATCGAAGATCCACCTCGATGCCAAGCTACACAAAACGCAAGATCAGGCGATTGACATCATCCGCGAACATGTCAGCTATGCCAAAAGCCTTGGCTTGAATGTACGATACACACCCGAAGATGCCACGCGCACAGACTTTGAGTTCTTGGTCAAAGTTTGTAACGCCGCCATCGAAGCAGGCGCGGACCGTATCAGCTTTGCCGATACGCTCGGCATCATGCAACCTCACACTATGTTCGAGCGTGTGCAGGCGCTTCGTGAGCGACTCGATCCTTGTAAGATCGATTTGCATTGTCACGATGATTATGGCCTTGCGCTGGCGAACGCCATGGCAGGTATTCGTGGTGGCGCGAACTGCATCCATACCACGGTCAATGGTTTGGGTGAGCGCACCGGCATTCCCGATCTGGCAGAGACGATTGTCTCATTCCATAATCTTGAAAGTGTGGAAAAGTTCAACCTGCAACCGTTGATGGAACTTTCCAGTTATTTGGAAAAGGTCTCTGGCGTTTTGCTTGCACCGAACAAACCCATCACAGGGCAGAATGCCTTCAGCCACAAAAGCGGAGTTCACACCAACGGTATTCTCAAAGACCCACGAACCTACGAACCGTTTGACCCAGCCATTCTCGGACGTGAACGTAAGATCGTCATCGATAAGTACACGGGCAAAAGTGCTGTCGCTTCACGGTTGGAAGAATATGGCATTGAGGTCAGCGCGGCCGAGTTGGAAGTGATCGTGACGCGCATCAAGAATATCGGCGATCAGCGGAAACAGCTTTTCGATGCGGATATTCTCGAGATCGCTGAGCAGGTTACGGGTAGAGAGATCGATGTCATCCCACGGGATATCAGCGCGATGGTGATGATCGAGGTCGAATCGCATGTGTACACTTCGGCTGTGGTACGTCGCATGCGCGGATTTACCAACGTGTCGAATGTCTATGAAGTGACAGGCGACTACGATATCAGTGTGTTCGTCAGCGTGGAGAATGTGGCCGCATTGAATAATCTGATCGAAGAGATACGCACTGTGCAGGGCGTCAAACGGACCGAGACACGCATGGTCTTGAAAAAATATAACGGAAACGGAAAGTAG
- a CDS encoding 3-isopropylmalate dehydratase large subunit, producing MGTLIEEIFGRRAGRPVQAGEILLLDVDYIMSHDNTTPLAIKAFRDIGKPIHDKNRIVLHLDHAYPAPNVLAAENHKKIIEFVKEQDLPHFFHQGVCHQVMLEEGFITPGAIVIGADSHSNTYGAMGAFGAGLGSTEIGVAWVTGKCWFKVPETIRIELKGKAQPGVYAKDVMIYIAGMMGMDGGTYRSVEFGGEYIDNLPMHERIIFPNMSTEIGAKCGLIAADDVTIDYLENQTPAKGPFEKIQPVNPRYERVIEIDVATLAPQVACHPDVDNAKPLTEVEGLEVHEVYIGTCTNARYEDLEIVANMLKGKKVNPHTRVIVTPASNRIYKKALNNGLIEILMDAGCTVTGSGCGACIGRHGGILAAGERALTTMNRNFIGRMGSPLSEVYLASPATAAATALTGRITDPRKSLELIS from the coding sequence ATGGGAACCCTAATTGAAGAAATTTTTGGACGTAGAGCAGGCCGACCCGTGCAAGCGGGCGAGATCCTGTTGTTGGATGTGGACTACATCATGAGTCACGATAACACCACACCGCTGGCGATCAAGGCATTTCGTGATATCGGCAAACCGATCCATGATAAGAACCGCATCGTGCTTCATCTCGATCATGCTTATCCCGCGCCGAATGTGTTGGCGGCGGAGAACCACAAGAAGATCATCGAGTTCGTCAAAGAACAGGACTTGCCCCATTTCTTTCATCAGGGCGTTTGTCATCAAGTGATGCTTGAAGAAGGTTTCATCACGCCGGGTGCCATCGTCATCGGCGCGGACTCACATTCGAACACGTATGGCGCGATGGGCGCTTTTGGTGCTGGCCTCGGCTCAACGGAGATCGGTGTGGCATGGGTGACGGGTAAATGCTGGTTCAAAGTGCCTGAGACGATCCGCATTGAGTTGAAGGGCAAAGCGCAACCTGGAGTTTATGCCAAGGATGTAATGATCTACATCGCGGGCATGATGGGCATGGATGGCGGTACGTATCGTTCGGTGGAGTTCGGTGGTGAGTATATTGATAACCTGCCGATGCACGAACGCATCATCTTCCCGAACATGTCCACGGAGATCGGCGCGAAGTGCGGTTTGATCGCGGCGGATGATGTGACGATCGATTATCTTGAAAACCAGACTCCCGCCAAAGGTCCGTTCGAGAAGATTCAACCTGTGAATCCGAGATACGAGCGTGTGATCGAAATTGACGTTGCTACGCTTGCACCGCAAGTGGCTTGCCATCCTGATGTGGATAATGCCAAACCGTTGACGGAAGTCGAGGGGCTGGAAGTGCACGAGGTTTATATCGGCACCTGCACCAATGCTCGTTATGAAGATCTGGAGATCGTAGCGAACATGTTGAAAGGTAAAAAAGTAAATCCGCACACACGTGTCATCGTCACACCTGCCAGCAATCGCATTTACAAAAAGGCATTGAACAACGGCTTGATCGAAATTTTGATGGACGCAGGTTGTACCGTGACCGGCTCAGGCTGTGGCGCATGTATCGGGCGTCACGGCGGCATTCTTGCGGCAGGCGAACGTGCCTTGACCACGATGAATCGCAACTTCATTGGGCGTATGGGCAGTCCGCTTTCGGAAGTGTATTTAGCCAGCCCGGCCACTGCCGCGGCAACAGCTTTGACGGGTCGTATTACTGATCCGCGCAAAAGTTTGGAATTAATTTCTTAA
- a CDS encoding N-acetyltransferase, translated as MIREALNSDAQTISEIYNYYILHTSITFETETITPEDIVSRMENYRQVGPYLVYEENQEVIGYAYVSRFRERKAYENSIESTIYLKNGLGGKGSGYKLYSELLSRVSHKYHAIIGGIALPNDASVRLHEKCGFKKVAHFSEVGRKFEKWIDVGFWQKSGDV; from the coding sequence ATGATAAGAGAAGCCCTTAATTCCGATGCCCAAACGATCTCTGAGATCTACAATTACTATATTCTCCATACTTCAATAACCTTTGAGACCGAAACGATCACGCCCGAGGATATTGTCAGCAGAATGGAAAATTACAGGCAAGTCGGACCTTATCTTGTATATGAAGAAAACCAAGAAGTGATCGGTTATGCTTATGTTTCAAGATTTCGGGAAAGAAAAGCCTACGAAAATTCCATTGAATCTACAATCTACCTAAAGAACGGACTTGGTGGAAAAGGGAGTGGATACAAGCTGTATTCGGAGTTACTTTCTAGAGTTTCCCACAAATACCATGCCATCATTGGGGGTATAGCTTTACCCAATGATGCAAGTGTTAGGCTCCATGAAAAATGCGGCTTCAAAAAAGTTGCGCATTTTTCAGAAGTGGGTAGAAAGTTTGAAAAATGGATCGATGTGGGCTTTTGGCAGAAGAGTGGAGATGTTTGA
- a CDS encoding APC family permease gives MTNKTDLNPVRKTLGLTGITINAMALTAPGAFLWLLYQVQVSANFSGIADIWAGVLLALLSALLTAFSFGELARRYPEAGFRSAYHFADRFFARQVDPRFKFLARMVKFATGWTAHLYYWVYPGVLIAFLGILVDYLLRYFGNSPTVYGEALIAASFAAFIGFLALRGITGTTTTSVVLNTIQLTTLVIFGALAIAFRLVNPAGFSPSEWVYPSAVSVLIPHDVKGVIFQSVLAMILMVGFESSTALAASASNAQRDIPRSAVLALIIQGVFTYLIGYFAAGFALNVHINATASHAPIGDLTLQIGDLLLGGYGATLMLLIGFMVGIALLGGTLTAINNGVRISFAMALDEEMPDVLGFLHPQYATPYNTVILISIVSAIVGAAGIIGGLPVLMGIILASNLGAFLLYGLLCLLTIVTFIGDPSFNIFRHILLPIVGLLVNIGIVVAALGIGLSAGGITAQASTVALSIAGIWLLINIAYYFVKQK, from the coding sequence ATGACCAATAAGACCGACCTCAACCCTGTCCGCAAAACGCTCGGGTTGACGGGCATCACCATCAACGCCATGGCCTTAACTGCGCCCGGCGCGTTCTTGTGGTTGCTCTATCAAGTGCAGGTATCTGCTAATTTCAGCGGCATCGCAGATATTTGGGCTGGGGTCTTGCTGGCATTGCTGTCCGCGTTGTTGACAGCTTTCTCGTTTGGCGAACTGGCCCGGCGTTATCCTGAAGCGGGCTTCCGTAGTGCATATCATTTTGCTGACCGTTTCTTCGCCCGTCAGGTCGATCCACGTTTTAAATTTTTGGCACGCATGGTCAAGTTTGCGACTGGCTGGACGGCCCACTTATATTATTGGGTCTATCCGGGTGTGCTCATCGCTTTCCTGGGAATTCTTGTAGATTATTTGTTACGTTATTTTGGCAATAGCCCCACCGTATATGGTGAGGCGTTGATTGCCGCTTCGTTCGCGGCATTCATTGGTTTTCTGGCTTTACGTGGAATTACTGGAACAACCACAACCAGCGTGGTGTTGAACACCATCCAATTAACGACACTGGTTATTTTTGGCGCGTTGGCGATTGCATTCCGCTTGGTGAACCCAGCGGGCTTCTCACCATCCGAATGGGTATATCCCTCCGCGGTTTCGGTGTTGATTCCGCATGATGTAAAGGGCGTGATTTTCCAGTCAGTGCTGGCAATGATCTTGATGGTTGGATTCGAATCATCCACAGCATTGGCGGCATCTGCTTCGAATGCACAACGTGATATTCCGCGCAGTGCGGTTCTTGCTTTGATCATTCAAGGTGTATTCACATACCTGATCGGATATTTCGCCGCAGGCTTTGCTTTGAATGTACACATCAATGCGACGGCTTCTCATGCTCCCATTGGGGATCTAACGCTTCAGATCGGTGACCTGCTTTTAGGTGGCTATGGAGCTACATTGATGCTCCTCATTGGTTTCATGGTTGGCATCGCTCTGCTTGGCGGCACATTGACCGCCATCAACAACGGCGTTCGCATCAGCTTTGCCATGGCACTGGATGAAGAAATGCCAGATGTGCTTGGCTTCTTACATCCTCAATATGCAACGCCCTATAACACGGTCATTCTCATCAGCATTGTTTCAGCAATCGTTGGGGCGGCTGGCATCATTGGCGGCTTGCCTGTTTTGATGGGCATTATCCTCGCATCCAACCTAGGTGCATTTCTGCTGTATGGTTTGCTGTGTTTGTTGACCATCGTTACTTTTATTGGCGACCCTTCTTTCAATATCTTCCGCCATATACTCCTCCCCATCGTTGGCTTGTTGGTCAATATCGGTATTGTTGTTGCGGCGTTAGGAATTGGATTAAGCGCCGGGGGCATTACCGCCCAAGCCAGCACAGTCGCACTCAGCATTGCAGGGATCTGGTTGTTGATAAACATAGCCTATTATTTTGTCAAACAAAAATAG